A region from the Algoriphagus machipongonensis genome encodes:
- a CDS encoding M14 family zinc carboxypeptidase yields MNKSVYVGFLLGALAFQPLFSQTIDEDYNAKIKEYTTDPRFLPKAVLNLVDHPEIPSPKKYFGQIIGAPGEMHGTEEIYGYYKELAEKSPHLSIQQVETTEEGRPIYLVTIGGDESMDRLDHYKSQLGKLSDPRITTPEQAEAIIEDAKPVYYLNGGMHSTEMGSPEMLMELAYRLVTSEDKDITYLRDNLIVLINPVSEPDGRDKQVDWYHRYTKARTEYDDGFPKSTPYWGKYVFHDNNRDGLQVSQGITKGIFKIFFDWHPTVMLDLHESVPLLYISTGTGPYNEQVDPITIGEWQIMANSDIASLASQGMPGAFTWAFYDGWWPGYGIWVANNHNSNGRFYETFGNAGANTYMRDLSNARYAGDPATSREWYRPDPPTQKVYWSARNNVNYMQAGVLASLTYAAHNGEQLLKNFYQKGVNSIAKGKTEGPKAFVIPREQHDPAMAAYLVNQLRAQKIEVHQATNGEKEGDYVVLLDQQYRNLAVNLLTEQNYPKEAKFPPYDDIAWTLGYLYGVNVEKTDSISYDSNELELLTEDAAYEGEISGSGNSYFLSYEAQNTVLPALYWLNSESKNIEIQVLKNSFIIEEDTLKAGSFYFKGLSKSEAEEMASSFSLDLIKGSEEPAPDNIQKVTLPKIAIYHTWFNTQDEGWSRYTFEQRQIPYTSIDKDDLKSGNLRSKFDVILVPRARGNGSDFIHGVSSEFGPLPFTKTSEYPSHGFPDSSPDITGGPGFGGIDNLRKFVEAGGLLITLDNSTNMVTETGITRKLESYSASGLFHPGSVVTVKVRNSESPVLYGYPETFPIFRGNGPLYQVDKNDRNMMLLQYGTKPRKDEEEYSGPIMGMPDAEVEEKEEAGSPQKSPPYVRSGMVRNEQTIIGQGTIFNVPVGEGSVLAFTFDPLHRYLNHHDSPMVWNALIHWNHLK; encoded by the coding sequence ATGAATAAAAGTGTTTATGTGGGTTTTCTTTTGGGAGCACTGGCATTCCAACCTCTTTTTTCTCAAACAATTGATGAGGATTATAATGCCAAAATCAAAGAATACACCACTGATCCAAGGTTTTTACCCAAAGCTGTTTTAAACCTGGTAGATCATCCAGAAATCCCTTCTCCTAAAAAATACTTCGGCCAAATCATCGGAGCACCAGGTGAAATGCATGGTACCGAGGAAATATATGGATACTATAAAGAACTGGCAGAAAAGTCACCCCACCTTTCCATCCAGCAAGTAGAAACCACTGAGGAAGGACGCCCAATCTATCTCGTGACAATCGGAGGAGACGAAAGCATGGATCGTTTAGACCACTATAAATCCCAATTAGGCAAACTATCGGACCCAAGAATTACTACACCAGAACAAGCTGAAGCAATAATTGAGGATGCAAAACCTGTTTATTATCTAAACGGAGGAATGCATTCCACTGAAATGGGCTCGCCAGAAATGCTCATGGAACTTGCCTATCGCTTGGTAACCAGTGAAGACAAAGACATTACTTATTTACGAGACAATCTGATAGTACTAATAAATCCAGTATCTGAACCAGACGGACGTGATAAGCAGGTTGATTGGTACCACCGCTATACTAAAGCAAGAACAGAGTATGATGATGGTTTTCCAAAGTCGACACCGTATTGGGGGAAGTATGTTTTTCATGACAATAACAGAGATGGACTTCAGGTTTCACAAGGAATTACCAAGGGGATTTTTAAAATCTTTTTCGATTGGCACCCCACTGTTATGCTAGACTTACACGAGTCTGTACCACTACTTTACATCTCCACAGGTACAGGCCCTTACAACGAACAAGTTGATCCTATTACCATAGGTGAATGGCAGATAATGGCCAATAGCGATATTGCAAGCTTGGCAAGTCAAGGAATGCCAGGTGCATTTACATGGGCCTTTTATGATGGGTGGTGGCCAGGATATGGTATTTGGGTGGCCAATAACCATAACTCAAATGGGCGATTCTACGAGACTTTCGGTAACGCAGGCGCTAATACCTATATGAGGGATCTTTCAAACGCCAGGTATGCAGGAGATCCTGCCACCAGTCGAGAATGGTATCGTCCCGATCCTCCTACTCAAAAAGTGTATTGGTCCGCAAGAAATAATGTCAATTATATGCAAGCTGGAGTACTTGCATCTCTTACCTATGCGGCACATAATGGTGAGCAATTGCTCAAAAACTTTTATCAAAAAGGGGTTAACTCTATTGCAAAAGGAAAAACTGAAGGTCCAAAGGCTTTTGTTATTCCTAGAGAGCAGCATGATCCAGCAATGGCGGCCTATTTAGTAAATCAATTGAGAGCTCAAAAGATCGAAGTACATCAGGCTACAAATGGCGAAAAAGAAGGTGACTATGTAGTTCTTTTGGACCAACAATATAGAAATTTGGCAGTTAATTTATTGACTGAACAAAATTACCCCAAGGAAGCTAAGTTTCCTCCTTATGATGATATTGCTTGGACATTAGGATATTTATATGGTGTAAACGTAGAGAAAACTGACAGCATCAGTTATGATTCAAATGAATTAGAACTTCTTACAGAGGATGCAGCTTATGAAGGAGAAATTTCTGGAAGTGGAAACTCCTATTTTCTTTCATACGAAGCCCAAAACACAGTGCTACCTGCTTTGTATTGGTTAAATTCTGAAAGCAAGAATATAGAGATTCAAGTACTTAAAAACTCATTTATCATTGAGGAGGATACTTTAAAAGCAGGCTCTTTCTACTTCAAAGGTCTTTCAAAAAGTGAAGCAGAAGAAATGGCTTCTAGCTTTAGCCTGGATTTAATCAAAGGATCAGAAGAGCCAGCGCCTGATAACATCCAGAAAGTCACACTTCCAAAAATTGCTATTTATCATACTTGGTTCAATACGCAAGACGAAGGTTGGTCTCGCTATACGTTTGAACAAAGGCAGATTCCCTATACCTCCATTGACAAGGATGATTTAAAATCCGGCAACTTACGTTCAAAATTTGACGTGATCCTCGTTCCAAGGGCTAGAGGAAATGGTTCCGATTTTATACATGGAGTAAGCTCTGAATTTGGTCCACTACCTTTTACCAAAACAAGTGAATATCCATCTCATGGATTTCCTGACTCTAGCCCAGATATTACAGGGGGTCCAGGTTTTGGAGGAATTGATAATTTAAGAAAGTTTGTAGAAGCAGGCGGGTTGTTGATTACCCTTGACAATTCTACTAATATGGTCACTGAAACAGGTATCACCAGAAAACTTGAATCTTATTCTGCTTCAGGATTATTTCATCCGGGTTCCGTAGTTACAGTGAAAGTAAGAAATTCAGAAAGTCCCGTATTGTATGGCTATCCAGAGACATTCCCAATTTTCCGAGGAAATGGTCCTTTGTATCAAGTAGATAAAAATGATAGAAACATGATGCTTCTTCAGTATGGCACAAAACCGAGAAAGGATGAAGAAGAGTACTCTGGACCAATTATGGGAATGCCAGATGCAGAAGTTGAAGAAAAAGAGGAGGCGGGAAGTCCACAGAAGTCTCCTCCTTAT
- a CDS encoding DUF3817 domain-containing protein, translating to MSLTPEQHTWAKRFRWISLVEGISLLVLLFIAMPLKYVFDMPMAVKVVGWIHGLLFIIYIYSVFPTAHKLKWDFSRTLFALIASVLPFGPFIFDRNLKKSQHVDF from the coding sequence ATGAGTTTAACACCAGAACAGCATACATGGGCCAAAAGATTTAGATGGATTAGTCTAGTGGAAGGTATTTCATTGTTGGTTTTACTTTTCATAGCCATGCCTCTTAAGTACGTATTTGACATGCCTATGGCAGTGAAAGTTGTGGGCTGGATTCACGGTTTACTTTTTATTATCTACATCTATTCCGTATTCCCTACAGCTCATAAACTCAAGTGGGATTTTAGCAGGACTTTATTTGCCTTAATTGCTTCCGTATTACCATTTGGACCTTTTATTTTTGATAGGAATCTCAAAAAGAGTCAGCATGTAGATTTCTAG
- a CDS encoding acyl-CoA thioesterase has translation MPKKKFAKESATIMTEMVLPNDTNTLNNLMGGKLMHWLDVVAAIAAQKHSNRIVVTASADSISFKEPIALGNVVTLKSQVTRSFNSSMEVFIEVIAEDIPANKKIMTHRAFFTFVAVDQNGKPIEVPEVVPETPEEIEHFEGALRRRQLRLVLSKRMKPEDAVELKSIFNLTEPK, from the coding sequence ATGCCGAAGAAGAAATTTGCGAAAGAGTCTGCCACAATCATGACAGAAATGGTCCTACCAAATGACACCAACACACTCAACAACTTGATGGGTGGAAAGTTGATGCATTGGCTGGATGTGGTTGCCGCTATCGCCGCACAAAAACATTCCAATAGAATCGTTGTCACCGCTTCCGCAGATAGTATTTCCTTCAAAGAGCCAATCGCTTTAGGAAATGTTGTCACTCTTAAGTCACAGGTAACCAGATCTTTCAATTCTTCCATGGAAGTTTTCATTGAAGTTATAGCTGAAGATATTCCAGCAAACAAAAAGATCATGACTCACAGAGCATTTTTCACTTTTGTAGCTGTTGACCAAAATGGGAAACCAATCGAAGTACCAGAGGTAGTCCCTGAAACTCCGGAAGAAATTGAGCATTTTGAGGGAGCTTTGAGAAGAAGACAATTGAGACTAGTTCTTTCAAAAAGAATGAAACCTGAGGATGCAGTGGAGTTGAAATCTATTTTCAACCTCACCGAACCAAAATAA
- a CDS encoding protein-L-isoaspartate(D-aspartate) O-methyltransferase produces the protein MLKLEDTYLHKGKRKALVALLREKGIKSESVLDAINNLPRHFFFDSALVSHAYEDKAFPIGEGQTISQPYTVAFQTELLDIKPGNKVLEIGTGSGYQGTILHLLGAEVYSIEYQKKLYEGTKRFLTRLGIEMNLFYGDGSEGLAAHAPYDKILVTAGAPVVPNSLLKQLKIGGTLVIPVGDRKTQAMLRLTKKSQKQIIREEFDGFAFVPLLGKDGWR, from the coding sequence ATGCTCAAACTAGAAGATACCTACCTCCATAAAGGCAAAAGAAAAGCTCTTGTCGCATTGCTTAGAGAAAAAGGAATTAAAAGTGAAAGCGTTTTAGATGCCATTAACAACCTACCTAGGCATTTTTTCTTTGATTCTGCGCTGGTGTCACATGCATATGAAGACAAAGCATTCCCGATTGGAGAAGGTCAGACTATTTCTCAACCTTATACGGTGGCTTTTCAAACTGAACTATTGGATATTAAGCCCGGAAATAAAGTTTTGGAAATTGGAACTGGCTCAGGTTATCAAGGTACCATATTACACCTATTGGGTGCTGAGGTTTATTCTATTGAATATCAAAAAAAGTTATACGAAGGCACCAAACGGTTCTTAACAAGACTAGGGATTGAGATGAACTTATTTTACGGAGATGGATCTGAAGGCTTAGCTGCTCATGCCCCCTACGATAAAATATTAGTAACAGCCGGCGCCCCGGTAGTTCCCAATTCATTGCTAAAACAATTAAAGATTGGAGGAACATTGGTCATTCCTGTAGGTGACAGAAAAACACAGGCAATGTTGCGTCTGACTAAGAAATCCCAAAAACAGATTATTAGAGAAGAGTTTGATGGATTTGCATTTGTCCCCTTGTTAGGAAAAGATGGTTGGAGATAG
- a CDS encoding riboflavin synthase: MFTGIVESLGTIQKITKEGSNVHFDLESSITSELKIDQSLAHDGVCLTVVETKPDSYRVTAIDETIQKTNLAQWSLGKKVNLERCMPSNGRFDGHIVQGHVDQTGKVSSIQDQNGSWLIDIEYDPSLGNVTVEKGSITINGTSLTCFNSEKGKFSVAIIPYTFDHTSFHELEVGDTVNLEFDIVGKYIARILKGY; encoded by the coding sequence ATGTTTACAGGAATAGTAGAATCTTTAGGAACAATCCAAAAAATTACCAAGGAAGGCAGTAATGTTCATTTTGACTTGGAGTCGAGTATTACATCAGAATTGAAAATCGATCAATCTCTAGCACATGACGGAGTTTGTCTAACAGTGGTAGAGACAAAACCGGATTCATACCGAGTTACAGCTATAGATGAAACTATCCAAAAGACCAATCTTGCTCAATGGAGTTTGGGGAAGAAAGTGAATCTAGAGCGCTGTATGCCTTCGAATGGTAGGTTTGATGGTCACATTGTGCAAGGCCATGTGGATCAAACAGGAAAGGTTTCATCCATCCAAGATCAAAATGGGAGTTGGTTGATTGATATTGAATATGACCCAAGTTTAGGAAATGTTACCGTAGAAAAAGGGTCAATTACCATCAATGGAACTAGCTTGACATGTTTTAATTCTGAAAAAGGGAAGTTTTCTGTAGCCATCATTCCTTATACATTTGATCATACCAGTTTCCATGAACTAGAGGTTGGAGATACGGTCAATTTGGAATTTGATATTGTTGGGAAATACATTGCCAGAATTTTGAAAGGGTATTAA
- a CDS encoding formylglycine-generating enzyme family protein, which yields MNYINKPLLLLAIPLMMLASCEQKTEKVIDEEKMVVSRTPVPTQKIEGMSWIPGGEFVMGTNEAEAYPAEKPAVDLKVEGFWMDTHEVTNDEFAAFVEATDYVTVAERKPEWEELKKQLPPGTPKPDESVLVPGSMVFSPPPYKVPLQDISLWWVWVNGANWKHPEGPDSNIEDRGNHPVVHVAYEDAQAYAEWAGKRLPTEIEWEFAARGGVDGKRFAWGDELTPNGQYLANTFQGTFPNENLGNDGFVGSSPVKAYAPNNFGLYDMIGNVWELTSDWYDALKYARLAGQAPKLDKDMNPCYNPDNPFAMERVIKGGSFLCAENYCVNYRPSARQGQAFDSGTSNVGFRCVKDPEPKTLSLK from the coding sequence ATGAATTATATAAATAAACCTTTGCTCCTATTAGCCATCCCTTTAATGATGTTGGCTTCCTGTGAGCAAAAGACCGAAAAAGTAATTGACGAGGAGAAAATGGTGGTTTCAAGAACCCCCGTTCCAACTCAGAAAATAGAAGGGATGTCCTGGATCCCTGGAGGTGAATTTGTCATGGGAACCAATGAAGCAGAAGCTTACCCTGCAGAAAAACCTGCCGTTGACCTAAAAGTCGAAGGCTTCTGGATGGATACCCATGAAGTCACTAATGATGAATTTGCTGCATTCGTAGAAGCAACAGATTACGTAACAGTTGCTGAAAGAAAACCTGAATGGGAAGAGTTGAAAAAACAACTTCCTCCTGGAACTCCAAAACCAGATGAATCTGTCTTGGTTCCTGGATCTATGGTCTTCTCTCCCCCACCTTATAAAGTACCGCTTCAAGATATTTCTCTCTGGTGGGTATGGGTCAATGGTGCAAATTGGAAGCATCCCGAAGGTCCTGATTCCAATATTGAAGATAGAGGAAATCACCCAGTGGTTCATGTAGCTTATGAAGATGCACAAGCTTATGCAGAATGGGCAGGAAAAAGATTACCAACTGAAATTGAGTGGGAATTTGCTGCTAGAGGTGGAGTGGATGGTAAACGATTTGCTTGGGGTGACGAGCTTACTCCAAATGGTCAATATTTAGCGAACACTTTTCAAGGAACCTTTCCCAATGAAAATTTAGGAAATGATGGTTTTGTAGGCTCCTCTCCTGTTAAAGCCTATGCCCCAAATAATTTTGGATTATATGATATGATCGGAAATGTCTGGGAATTAACTTCTGACTGGTATGATGCCCTTAAGTACGCACGCTTAGCAGGACAAGCTCCTAAATTAGATAAGGATATGAATCCTTGTTATAACCCAGACAATCCTTTTGCTATGGAGAGAGTGATAAAAGGTGGATCTTTCCTTTGTGCAGAAAATTATTGTGTCAATTACAGACCCTCAGCTAGACAAGGCCAGGCATTTGATTCTGGTACTTCCAATGTAGGTTTTAGATGCGTCAAAGACCCAGAACCAAAGACTTTAAGTTTGAAATAA
- a CDS encoding ferritin has product MKTKEIVTLQRSLLVDTEKLLNKQVEMEGKSSAYYLSMASWCHMMGYDNAAKYLYTHADEERMHMMKIFHYINEAGGHAIQPEITDIRHNFNSLREIFELILEHEIKVTKAINLIVDHAFGVKDFATFSFMQWYVTEQREEETMSRRALELFDIIGEEGVGLWTIDQELGKLHDAATQVGE; this is encoded by the coding sequence ATGAAAACTAAAGAAATCGTAACGCTTCAGCGTTCACTACTAGTCGATACAGAGAAACTACTCAATAAACAGGTAGAAATGGAGGGAAAATCCTCTGCTTATTATCTATCTATGGCTTCATGGTGCCACATGATGGGCTATGATAATGCAGCAAAATACCTTTATACACATGCTGATGAAGAGCGTATGCATATGATGAAAATATTTCATTATATCAATGAAGCTGGTGGACACGCGATACAGCCAGAGATCACGGATATTCGACACAACTTCAATTCTTTAAGAGAAATTTTTGAATTGATCTTGGAGCATGAGATAAAAGTAACCAAGGCGATCAATTTGATTGTTGATCATGCATTTGGGGTAAAGGATTTTGCCACATTTAGTTTTATGCAATGGTACGTAACTGAACAGAGAGAAGAAGAAACGATGTCTAGAAGGGCCTTAGAGCTATTTGACATTATAGGAGAAGAGGGTGTAGGTCTTTGGACAATAGATCAGGAACTTGGAAAACTTCATGACGCAGCTACCCAGGTAGGTGAATAA
- a CDS encoding M28 family metallopeptidase, whose protein sequence is MNKFLLGLCLIFLYSVSIAQVAVIRDPKIAKMVSEVSSDSLESYVRTLASFTTRHTLNTNDQTGMPAAQQYVLSKFNSFAENSNGRMSAEIEQFTIPADGRRITEDSPAANVIATLKGTDPNDNRIFIISGHMDSRNKDVMDSEGIAPGANDDGSGTAAVIELARVMASREFPATILFVAFTGEEEGLKGATYLADKAKEQEWEIGAVLNNDIVGNSESSGTLIKDNLKMRVFSETIPAFETEQMERIRKYTGAENDSKSRQLARYVKEIGERYVDQFEVKLIYRADRFLRGGDQTAFARNGFTAVRMSEMNENFYHQHENVRVENGRQYGDLPEFMDFEYLRKVAAVNIASLATLADAPSVPEEVQIEVRGLSNSSTLHWSAPEKGNAKGYYVLMRETSSSMWEKKFYTEETSLTLPYSKDNYFFAVQAVGANGAESMAVFPVPGNR, encoded by the coding sequence ATGAATAAATTTCTACTTGGACTTTGTCTAATCTTCCTCTATTCTGTCTCAATAGCGCAGGTAGCAGTCATTCGTGATCCTAAAATCGCAAAGATGGTATCTGAAGTATCTTCTGATTCCTTGGAAAGCTATGTGCGAACTTTAGCTTCTTTTACCACAAGGCATACCCTCAACACGAATGATCAAACAGGAATGCCTGCGGCACAACAATATGTGCTTTCGAAATTCAACTCTTTTGCTGAAAATTCCAATGGAAGAATGTCTGCAGAAATAGAACAGTTTACTATTCCCGCTGATGGAAGAAGAATTACTGAGGACTCTCCAGCTGCCAATGTAATTGCTACCCTTAAAGGAACTGACCCAAACGACAATAGGATTTTCATTATTTCTGGGCATATGGATTCCCGAAATAAAGATGTGATGGATAGTGAAGGAATAGCTCCAGGAGCAAATGATGATGGTAGTGGTACAGCTGCAGTAATTGAATTAGCTAGAGTGATGGCAAGTAGAGAATTTCCTGCAACCATTCTGTTTGTTGCCTTTACTGGAGAAGAAGAAGGACTTAAAGGTGCTACCTATCTAGCAGATAAGGCAAAAGAGCAAGAATGGGAGATCGGAGCTGTTTTAAACAATGATATTGTGGGAAACAGTGAGTCATCCGGGACATTAATCAAAGACAACTTAAAAATGCGTGTATTTTCCGAAACCATTCCTGCTTTTGAAACGGAACAAATGGAAAGAATCAGAAAATATACAGGAGCTGAAAATGACAGTAAATCACGTCAATTGGCACGGTATGTAAAAGAAATCGGAGAACGCTATGTAGACCAATTTGAAGTAAAGCTAATTTATCGAGCAGATAGATTTTTAAGAGGGGGTGATCAAACAGCATTTGCCAGAAATGGATTTACTGCTGTAAGAATGTCGGAAATGAATGAAAACTTTTACCATCAGCATGAAAATGTCAGAGTTGAGAATGGTCGTCAGTATGGAGATCTACCCGAGTTTATGGACTTTGAATACCTAAGAAAAGTAGCCGCAGTTAATATCGCCAGTTTGGCGACACTTGCAGATGCTCCCTCTGTTCCAGAGGAAGTTCAGATTGAAGTTAGAGGTTTAAGCAATTCTTCCACCTTACATTGGTCCGCTCCTGAAAAAGGTAACGCTAAAGGGTATTATGTTTTGATGAGAGAGACTTCATCCTCTATGTGGGAAAAGAAATTCTATACAGAAGAAACATCACTTACTCTCCCCTATTCCAAAGACAATTATTTCTTTGCGGTACAAGCTGTTGGTGCAAATGGTGCAGAGTCAATGGCCGTTTTTCCAGTTCCTGGAAATCGGTAA
- a CDS encoding DinB family protein codes for MKTLKQPKKGDYSNFFSTYLNKVSGEAYEKYILDQIDLLKELFNSKSDTWAETAYAEGKWTSKEVLGHILDTERIMAFRALCIARGEKSSLPGFDQDPYVLNARFGHVPVELLLKDFEIQRLSLISMLNILPPESLDMEGFANGNPITPRALLWIIPGHFEHHFNIFTEKY; via the coding sequence ATGAAGACTCTAAAGCAACCTAAAAAAGGCGATTATTCGAATTTTTTCTCCACATACCTTAATAAAGTAAGTGGTGAAGCGTACGAAAAGTACATACTTGATCAAATTGACTTACTCAAAGAACTATTTAATTCAAAAAGTGACACATGGGCAGAGACTGCTTATGCAGAGGGGAAATGGACTTCAAAGGAAGTTTTAGGACATATTTTAGATACAGAGAGGATTATGGCATTTAGAGCTTTATGCATTGCCAGAGGAGAAAAATCTTCGCTTCCGGGTTTTGACCAAGATCCTTATGTATTAAACGCCCGATTTGGGCATGTTCCGGTGGAGCTCTTGTTGAAGGACTTTGAAATTCAACGATTGTCCTTAATATCTATGTTGAATATATTACCTCCAGAATCTTTGGATATGGAAGGATTTGCAAATGGAAACCCCATTACGCCAAGAGCATTGCTTTGGATAATTCCTGGTCATTTCGAACACCATTTTAACATTTTCACTGAAAAATATTAA
- a CDS encoding PhzF family phenazine biosynthesis protein: MKLPISIIDAFTNKAFSGNPAAVCLLKESIPDEQMQTIAMEMNLSETAFVEKTKDTGYFGLRWFTPTLEIDLCGHATLASSFHMLQSGWATPGDTIHFQTKSGELRVKSDGEWLEMDFPLIPTFEEEHPYFKDDFFGEKVIQISQLRKNWIIELEDFEAVTRVIPDLPTIAANSEEGIIITAKGKEPFDIYSRFFGPNVGVDEDPVTGFAHCALMDYWYQKTGKFKIKAFQASKRGGVLHLEKHDDRVILRGQAVHVLEGTIDF, encoded by the coding sequence ATGAAATTACCCATTTCTATTATTGATGCCTTTACCAATAAGGCTTTCAGCGGTAATCCTGCGGCAGTTTGTCTTCTTAAGGAGTCAATTCCTGATGAACAAATGCAGACCATCGCAATGGAAATGAATCTGAGTGAAACGGCCTTTGTAGAAAAGACAAAGGATACAGGATACTTTGGTTTAAGATGGTTTACACCTACTTTGGAAATAGACCTTTGTGGACATGCTACACTTGCATCTTCTTTTCATATGCTTCAAAGTGGTTGGGCCACTCCAGGTGATACCATTCATTTTCAAACCAAAAGTGGGGAACTTAGAGTCAAGAGTGACGGTGAATGGTTAGAAATGGACTTTCCACTAATCCCTACATTTGAAGAGGAACATCCTTATTTTAAAGATGACTTCTTTGGAGAGAAGGTGATTCAAATTTCTCAATTGCGAAAAAATTGGATTATTGAATTGGAGGATTTTGAAGCTGTAACGCGAGTGATCCCTGATTTACCAACCATAGCGGCTAATTCAGAGGAAGGTATTATCATTACGGCAAAAGGAAAGGAGCCATTTGACATTTATAGTAGATTTTTTGGTCCCAATGTAGGGGTAGATGAAGATCCAGTAACGGGATTTGCACATTGTGCATTGATGGATTACTGGTACCAAAAGACAGGAAAATTTAAAATAAAAGCCTTTCAAGCTTCTAAGAGAGGAGGAGTTTTGCATCTTGAGAAACACGATGACCGAGTTATCCTTCGTGGACAAGCAGTACATGTGCTAGAAGGCACAATTGACTTTTAA
- a CDS encoding potassium channel family protein, which produces MDRKGYHKKFPVKKAFNRFTEYWLTDASFGVLLLILLFTVFVLPILIEYGKVHILFVNVVFLFLFFTGIWSSREKLLILLTSLLFFTQLGLRILRFSSLDFEFYLSERIVGILNMLVFIFLNIRLLFRDMQVNVYRVIGAINVYLLLAILGAFVFEIIHLITGSGIAGLDELEGIDEDFAEYIYFSLVSLTTVGFGDMYPTQVMAKMLSVFLSTIGILYPAVVIARLVGASRN; this is translated from the coding sequence ATGGATAGAAAAGGTTACCATAAAAAATTTCCTGTAAAGAAAGCTTTTAACAGATTTACAGAATATTGGTTGACTGATGCCAGTTTTGGAGTTTTACTGTTAATTCTTCTGTTCACTGTCTTCGTATTACCCATTCTTATTGAATATGGGAAGGTTCACATATTGTTCGTGAATGTAGTATTCTTGTTTTTGTTTTTTACCGGGATTTGGTCTTCACGGGAAAAGCTTTTGATTTTGCTTACCAGCTTATTGTTTTTTACTCAGTTAGGTTTGAGAATCCTTCGTTTTAGCTCTTTGGATTTTGAATTTTACCTATCCGAAAGGATTGTAGGTATACTTAATATGTTGGTGTTTATATTTCTGAATATTAGGCTTTTATTTAGAGATATGCAGGTGAATGTTTACAGGGTAATTGGAGCTATCAATGTGTATTTACTTTTAGCCATATTAGGAGCTTTCGTTTTTGAAATTATTCATTTGATCACGGGTTCAGGGATTGCAGGCTTAGATGAACTGGAAGGAATTGATGAGGATTTTGCTGAATATATTTATTTCAGTTTGGTATCATTGACCACGGTAGGTTTCGGAGATATGTATCCCACTCAAGTGATGGCAAAGATGCTGTCTGTATTTTTATCTACTATTGGGATTTTGTATCCGGCAGTGGTGATTGCCAGGCTTGTAGGCGCAAGTAGAAACTAA